The Penaeus chinensis breed Huanghai No. 1 chromosome 6, ASM1920278v2, whole genome shotgun sequence genomic interval tatgaatatatatatatatgtgtgtgtgtgtgtgtgtgtgtgtgtgtgtgtgtgtgtgtgtgtgtgcgcgtgtgtgtgtgtgtgtgtgtgtgtgtgtgcatctatttgtctacctatctacacacacacacacacacacacacacacacacacacacacacacacacacacacacacacacacacacacacacacacacacacacatctgcacacacacacacacactcacagccctacacacacacacacacacacacacctacacacacacatacacacacacgcctacacacacacacacacacactcacacacacacatatatatatacatatatatatatatatatatatatatatatatatatataaacgctatatatgagtatctatctacccctctctctctctctctctctctctctctctctctctctctctctctctctctctctctctccctctctctctctctctctctctctctctctctctctctctctctttatatacatatatatatatatatatatatatatatatatatatgtgtgtgtgtgtgtgtgtgtgtgtgagtgtgtgtgtgtgtgtgtgtgtgtgtgtgtgtgtgtgtgtgtgtgtgtgtgtgtgtgtgtgtgtgtgtgtgtgtgtgtgtgtttctgtctacctacctacctaccttatctatctatatatctatctatctatatagatgtatgtatatgtacacacacacacacacacatacacacacacacaaacacacacgcacacacacacacacacacacacacacacacacacacacacacacacacacacacacctacacacacctacacacacacacgctcctacacacacacacacacactcacagatctaCAAACAcgcctacacacctacacacacactcgcctacacacacctacacacacaactacacacatacacacctaaacacacacacacacctacacacacacctacatacacacgcacgcgcgcacacacacacacacacacacacacacacacacacacacacacacacacacacacacacacacacacacacacacctacacacacacctatacacacacacacacacacacactcaaatacactcacacaaacacacacactcacacacacacacacacacacacacatatatatatatatataatatatatctataatgcctgcgctctgactgcttgcccgagcccgagaaaacgacatatctcttTGATaaattaaacgcaggtgtcgtaggggaagtcgtcgccgtgttagcgcgccgaaccgcggttgattaggaagggcatccaatcaggcaagggtgacactgccatataacctctcaatagtgaattgagagaggcctatgtcctgcagtggaatgaatgtctgtgtaaaaaaaaatatatatgtacacgatatatatgagtatctatctctctctctctctttgtctctctctttctctttatatatatatatatatatatatatatatatatatatatggacagcatcgataatccagtggttagtgcactcgactccggcccttgtggtcccgagttcaattccccgtcgcggcagtcatacaaatacctgcgctctgactgctggctcgagctcgagaaaacgacatatcgccttgagaagtcaaacgcaggtgtcgcaggggaagtcaccgccgtggcacaagtgttagcgcgccgaaccgcggttgattaggaagggcatccaatcaggcaaggtttacactgccatattacctctcaatagtaaattgagagaggtctatgtcctacagtggaatgaatggctgtataaaaaaaaaaaaaaatatatatatatatatgtgtgtgtgtgtgtgtgtgtgtgtgtgtgtgtgtgtgtgtgtgtgtgtgtgtttgtctacctatctatatatacatatatatatgtatatatatacatatatatacacacattcttgtgtgtctgtctatttatatacatatatatatttatatatatatttatgtatacaggcttgtgtgcgtacgcgtgtatatatacatatatatatatatatgtatacatctgtatatatatatatttatatatatacatatatataccgacaaaCAGGTCGAACAGGCGCATAAGTCGACCTCTAAAATTTGAATGTGTTTTTCAGCTTTAGGCCCCTATTTGCCAGTtaagacgacccccccccccctccaggaaAAGAATCTCCACTTcccaagacacacatacacacatgaaaaaacAATTCTAAGGCACTTTTCTTCTAAAACACTGATGTTACTATAACATCTACATCAAATACTTAAACAATTCTAAGGCACTTTTCTTCTAAAACACTGATGTTACTATAACATCTACATCAAATACTTACCAAACAAGAGTTTCAATAGAAAATAGTTGTGATTGGCTGCGAGAGTTATGGGAAGTTACGTCTTCCTTTATACGGTTTTAGGCTATAATAGTTATGGGAAGTAGTGTACAGCGAGTAGACCTTTAAACCCCGGTTCACATTTTCTATTCGGCGCACGAGTCGACCCCTGGTTTTATAGAGGTATTTTGCGGATTCAAGTGtcgagatagatacatagatatattacataatatatatatatatgtgtgtgtgtgtgtgtgtgtgtttgtgtgtgtgtgtgtatatatatatatatatatatatatatgtgtgtgtgtgtgtgtgtgtgtatgtgcgtgtgtatgtgtgtgtgtgtgtatatatatgtatatatatatatatatatatatatatatatgtgtgtgtgtgtgtgtgtgtgtgggtgcatacatatgtatgtatgtatgtatgtatatttgtatgtgtatatatgtatatatgggtgtgtgtgtgagtgtgtgtgtgtgtgtgtgtgtgtgtgtgtgtgtgcgtgtgtgtgtgtgtgtgcaacccccccacacacacacgtacacacacaaacaatacacacacacacacacacacacacacacacacatatatatatatatatatatatatatatatatatatatatatatatatatatatacatacagagtcaGAAAAAGAAACGTGTGTTTTTGTTAGAAAGAGTTTGCAAGCACACGTATAAACATAAGCTGATTCACGTCGACCACATACTAGGCATATGAAACCATAAATTTTTACAATgcttttaatagaaaaaaaaagtgtacataacaaacagaaaaaaaaatctactacaCATAAAATGAATACAACAAAATTCCCACGACTCAACAAACAAGGAAAACGACACAGCATGCAGTACGGGCTGTGGGTGGGTGGCAAGAGCGACCTTAACAACACCCACACTGGACTAGATCATGTATAACAAACACCCTCATCCGCCAACACGCGAGATCTTCGTATTTTTAAtctacctttgtttttttttttcctttttatgaatGAAATTGAGCAGTGATTGGTCCGTTTCAACTTTGAACGAAAAGTGATTGAAGTTTGGATGTTCGTGGCGAGGCaaaaaaggaggggggtagggaagtgggaggggagtggtggggggagaACCTTTACAGTGGGATTTCATCTCGACATTCAGGAAAATTGGTCACGTGATCTCTTGGACGGACAGGGgcgatagaggggaagaggaggggagtggggtcgTGCCTCAGACAACCTCAGGCATTCAGGAGCTCCCTCTCCGAAGCTCTACTGGTACTGCTGAGGATCTGCAACAATCACTTCGATGTTCTCAGAAGGATACCCCTTAGGAGGGCCGTAGGAGGGTGCGGGGGCATGGTACACAGGCTCGGGGGCGTGGTATGAGGGCTCTGGGGCTTTGTAGGTGTTCTTGTGCTCATCTTGGTACTTTGGGGCGTGGTTGTACTCCCAGTAGTGCTCACCGTATCCTTCGTGGGTGTCGGACCACTTTACCTGTGGGGAAACGGTTTTTGAGTACGCGAAGgacgagagagatagggagagggagaggaagcgggagaaggaaaggaagaaagagaggaagagggagggagagatagggtgaggtagggggttgagggaaggagagggagagggagagagagggagagggagagggggagagggagagggagagagagagagagagagagaggagagggagaggagagaggagagaggagagagagagagagagagagagagagagagagagagagagagatccagttaccctattcatcatcattaaggAATTTCATACTTAACTTAatctatataagagagagagagagagagagagagagagagagagagagagagagagagagagagagagagagagagagagagaagagaagagagaaagagaaagagagagcgagagagagcgagagagagcgagagagaaagagagagagagagagagagagagagagagagagagagagagagagagagagagagacagaaagaaacacagagagagaaaaataaagccaGTAAAAAtcgagaaagagccagagacagacagaaaaaacactCGACCCTTACCCTTGTACGGAAGCGGTGATCCTTAGCCTGCTCGAACCGGGAAATGTAATGGTGTGGGTTGCCGCGGTTCCATCCGAACTCGTACTCCTTGTGGCCGGGGACATTAACGTATTGGAAGTAGCCCTCGGGTTGCTTGTAGCTTCCGCCGCCACCCTGGGGGAAGGCGCTGACGACCCCCAGTATGCACGCGGCGAACAGGATCTGGAGGTGAAGATGGTGGGAGGTTAGAGGGATAAGAATGGtggcggaggtggtggtggtgatcggTTAATTATGTTGCAAAGATGCAATCTAATCTATGAGTTTGGGAAGTATGTTccgtaatgattacaataattcccgcttgtatatatatctataatatatataatatatatatatgcatatatacataaacacacacacacacacacacacacacacacacacacacacacacacacacacacacacacacacacacgcactcacacgtgcgcgcgtgtgtatgtgtgttcgtgtgtgcgtttaAAGTTAAATTacacctcccccccaaaaaaaaaaaaataaatcaagaagaaaaaaaacaaaaaaacatgttttcTTTCTGCGGCCTGTTACATTTTGTAAAGggttgtaatatatacatacatatatacatacgtatatgtgtgtgtatacatgtacacacaaaattCACACCTCAGacatacacaaaagcaaacatacacagaagcaagcacacacacacacacacacacacacacacacacacacacacacacacacacacacacacacacacacacacacacacacacacactatttcttAGGTCCAGTTTGTATTGAACACCAGATTGAAGCAAACTGTTCACATCTATCAAGAATGAAGCTTCATCTTAATTTTCCATTCTCACACTGGAACATCCGTGAGAATGATCTTTAAAATAACGAATTCTCAGTCACCTCGGATAACTTCACCACACTCGTATTTGTCCTATTCTTCGACACAGCACGCTAACACAAAGGTATAAATTCATCTCTCACAATAAACTTACCAGTGTGGTCTTCGTCATGTTGAACCTGCTGTTCCTCTTGTCACACTGAAGATGACCACAGGTGTCATACTTTATATACGCGGTCTATTACGACTGCCAGAAACTACCAAACCCATAATTTTTCAGTCTTCAAGCTCGAAGTCTATGtgattatcaattattatgattagtgtaACTTATAAAACGGAACGCACGGTACACTTTCATTAAATTCGTGAAGGAATATGGCCGCATTTGATTACCAAAACAAGACAAATATCGATCATGGAAAGTGTGAAAGTGAAGACTGTGAGCAAACTTTCTCCCACCAGGCAATATGGCTGTTAACACGTGCTCGCCACGATTAATATTTgactttctttgttgttgtgtcTAAGATTGTTAAATTTTCTAAGAATACCAATGTAACAGCCTGTCTAGATGATGCTTAGAAGACGTGACTTTTCTAAACGGTTATCTGTCTTTTGTTAACAattgccttttcttcttgttatgaGAGAGCTTCGTCTGTCGTGTAGAAGCGAATATAATACCTTAAACGTGTGTTGTAAAATGTTCTACTCGACAAGCAGATGTTACAAGCGGTCATGACTGTAAAGAAGAAAACATGAGAGGACCAATGTCGAGTGAGATAATGTACgtatgaattagaaaaaaaaaaaaaacgaattgcaTGATATTTGCTGATTGACAATATGATCATTCGAATTTATTTAATTGAATTATCTTCAACATGGAATATCCACATCTACTTACCATTATCCTCAAACGgttatgttttaatatatttttttaatctaaatattAATTTCTGTAACACAATTGGGTTCAGATTCTAAATAATGTAGAACAACGTATAGgtccattattttcataataagaaCATCTGAAAtgcttttaatatattttaatggcATTCCCCGTAATCATCACTGGTAAATTGCCATCTCTTCACAATAAACACatttacgaaaaaaataaaatgttaatggtgataatctAATGTCAACAGcatgtgttttttccttttttttctaccttttgtaTGATGAACATTAATTTAATAGGATAATAAGCACCATAGGAAGTAGAGGAACCGCAGAATGGGGGAAATTATGCTATTTTAAACAATCTTGTTCCCATTGTCTGTATCATTTGCAGGTTTTTGTCCGTTCGCCTCGAGACAAAACAGATGCTCAGGTGTCTTCATTCAGCGTGAGTCTGCAACATTCACGGTTGTTTGATGTTCATATTTGCCAGGAAAGTAGGAAAATGTGTACATAcggtacacttacacttacacacaaacataaatgaacacttacacacacacacacacacacacacatacacaggaacgCTGTATCTCTCCGATGTCATCCAGTCAATAAAaaacggtggaggaggaggaaaaggaagaagaaaaggggaaaaagataagaagaaaaagaagaaggagaggaagaagacgaaagagacgtagtagagagggagaaggggaaaaagaaaaaagaagaagaaggagacaacgaagagaatgagaagaagacaagaataaGAGAATAATCTTCTAATCCTCGCCTCAAGTTTCATCAAGtaccgaaagaagaagaaaaagaggaagaaaaagcagaagatacGCAGTAATCACATGACTGCTGTTAAACATGACTCTGTGAGATTTTTTTATATTAGAAAgtttaagtatatgtaaatgatgTGAAAATTTTGTGATAATATCTAGCATGTTTCATTAACGAACTCTTTACCGGGCACAAAATTCCCATGGATTCGGTGGTAAGAGAAATTATTAGATAAAGTATAAcaggaaagtaataaaaaagaataaaaagggaattgAGAAAAATGAATTAGTAGGTGTATGACAGGATAACATTTTGTTGAATagatatgtaattgtgtgtgtgtgagagagagaaagagagggagagggagggagagagagagagagagagagagagagagagagagagagagagagagagagagagagagagagagagagagagagagagagagagagagagagagagagagagagagagtgagtgagtgagtgaggaggggaagaagaagaagaagaagaagaagagagagagagagagagagagagagagagagagagagagagagagagagagagagagcaacagatacAAAGACTGAAAGTATTAGACAGACAAAATAGCATAATAGTAATGACGCAAAGATCTACGTGAACGTAGATTTTTGTGTCATAAAAAACTGTCGTACTGACATatactcttcctctcattttctcccctcactctcttcttacttcccctttctcactctctctctctctctctctctctctttctttatctctctctttctctctctctctcattctctctctctctctctctctctctctctctctctctctctctctctctctctctctctctctctctctctctctctctctcttctctctccatctctctctctttctccatctctctatctctatctatctatccatctatttatttatctatctccccctctgtccctccctccctcctctccctcctctccctctctctaaacccacatcctctttcatctcttctcaggAGCGAGTTTAAGAGGACATTGGCTGCTTTCTTCCTCCTGCGGCAAATACAAGCATTAGTTGCACAGACAGACAACTTGCTCGGTCAAGATCACTCCTGCCAGATGTTGTTTTGGGGTTGTAACTGAAAAAAGACGTCAGTTTTGTATTTGAATTGTGTGGAGGGATACAGGTGTATAGGctggtttttttcttcttggacTGTCTATCTACaaggatatatagagaaaaatgataatgttttttttttttttttttttttttttttttttttttttttaaga includes:
- the LOC125026565 gene encoding uncharacterized protein LOC125026565 gives rise to the protein MTKTTLILFAACILGVVSAFPQGGGGSYKQPEGYFQYVNVPGHKEYEFGWNRGNPHHYISRFEQAKDHRFRTRVKWSDTHEGYGEHYWEYNHAPKYQDEHKNTYKAPEPSYHAPEPVYHAPAPSYGPPKGYPSENIEVIVADPQQYQ